In Paenibacillus durus, the DNA window TTAATAGCCGATGGAATATTTTTTTCCGGATTCGCTGTTTCCGCTGCCGATACACCCACCAATTCCACACCGACATAGGCAAATACCACCATTTGAAAGGAAAATAAGAAACCTGAAATGCCGTTCGGAAAAACGCCCCCGTGTTCCCAAAGGTTTCGTACCGTCACCGATCCTGCATCCGTCTTAAATCCCATGATCAGCAAAATAACCCCAATGCCAATCAATGCAAGAATCGTGATCACTTTGATTAAAGCAAACCAAAATTCCAGTTCTCCGAAATTTTTGACCGTTAACAGGTTGAGCCCTAATAAAATGATTAAGCAGACAATGGCCGGTACCCATTGCGGGATATCAAACCAATATTGTACATATACGCCAACCGCAATCACATCAGCCATAGCCGTCATGATCCAGCAAAACCAATAGGTCCAACCGGTTATGAACGCGGCCCGAGATCCAAGATAGTCTTCCGCAATATCCGTAAACGATTGATAACCCGCTTTAGACAACAGGAGTTCTCCCAGCGCTCTCATCACGAAAAACACGGCGATCCCCACGATGAAATACGTAAACATGATGGATGGGCCTGCCTGTTGAATCGCTTTTCCCGATCCCAAAAACAATCCCGTACCAATGGTGCCGCCGATCGCGATGAGTTGAACATGCCGATTTGCTAGCTCTCTCTTTAATTCTGGTTGTGCCATACCTAGTTCCCCCTTATGAATGCAATACCTTGGTGCCATAAGAAAAGAGATTGGATGTCCTCCAATCTCCCGGTTCATAAGAATATCGAATAATACATATTCAGTACTCTTCTGTCCTTTTGCCTGAGATTGTGAACCCTTCGGCGCAGCGGAATTTCCGCAGTCTCTCCAGAAGCTGCTCCTGCCATAGTGACCCCATAGCAATCATAGCTTGCTAACTATTAAGTTATTGAGGCAATAATGCCGTTCTTGCACCTTAACATATTACATACTATGTAAGTGTTTGATCTGTGATAAAAGTCATAATAGCTTTCCTAACCCTCATGATTCAAGGCTAATGTCCTGTAAGTTAGGATTTCCCAAATTGCCGTTACTAAAGCTTTGTACAAGACAGCGTGTATCTAGGGTGAGAAGCTACCAGCACGTTTAGCAAGGTACATGTTTTGGTCAGCTCTTTTGATCAAATCAGTCACGTTAAGGGCATGATCGGGAAAAACTGCTATGCCTACGCTCAGCGAAGTGTTGATGACATTTCCCTCTAGCTCGAAACGTTGGGGGATACTCTGTATAATAATGCCAGTAATTTCATCCAATCGGCCGATCCATTCACTTGGAGTGGCGATACTTATCGCGAATTCATCACCGCCGAATCGCGCGCAGCGCATACCCTCATGCTGTAGCAGAGTCATATGTTCCGCGACGGCCTGCAGCAGCAGATCTCCCGTATGGTGACCATACAGGTCATTAACGATTTTGAACTTGTCCAAATCGAAGAATAGGACGGCCACCTGCTCCTGCCTCACCGCGGCAGATGAAAGCATGATAGTGAGCTTTTGTTCGAACGTCCTGCGGTTGAGCAGTCCCGTTAGGCTATCGTGGCTGGCCAGGTATTCCGACCGTTCGAGCGCATGCTTCAACTGCTCAAGCAGCTTCTCACGATCTAGCAGAAACATCACCTGCCTGACCAAGGTCAGCACAACAATACTCGTAAGGCCTGCAAGAAAGATACTGTTCAAAGGCTGCCCAGCACTGAAGAGCCCGACGAACAGGAGAAGGCTGATGTAAGGAACGGAAAAATGGAGAATCCGGACGCTGCGCGTGTCACCAGTCAGTATCGGTCGCGAAGCCGGATTCAGCGAATACAAGCCAGCCAAGGCCAAACTGAAGGAGGCAGATGCCCAGAATGGATCGATCCATGTCTCTAGAGAATCCATATGATGTACGTCGATGAGAAACACATATAGCAAATCTCCAAAAACGTAACATACGAATCCGACCATTAGAAACAATAGCACCTTGCTGTTAAACCTCCGCTCACCGTTGAGCAGCCAAACGACCAATATAAAAAACCTTAGAACTGAGGTCACAGGATAGAACAAATCTACCCAAAGTGTAAAAAAATCCAGGTCATTGTTTCCGTAGTAAGCCGGTTTCACCAGGTACTCCCAGCTAATGACTGATATACTGATGAGCAGAATGGCGGAATCGAATAGATGCCGGGTCCTTTCGCCGGAGCTCTTCAGCCGGACATAAAGCGCGATCAGGTATAGAAAAGAGCTCGAATACCAAAATAGATCGGCGATGCCGATTTCGGGAGCTTCCATCGACCATACCCATTCGTAGGACCCCCAAATCGTCTGAGCAATCAATTCACAAGCGACCCCGATTGTGATGATAACCCAAAATCGCTTTGAAGTCCCCGTTTGCTTACGGATGACAAAAACCAAAACGATAAATGATATTGCAGGTGCCAGCATGTTCATGCTATAAAGCCCAAAGGTGTAGTGGCTTTTCCAAACAGATATAAAAGTCTCTACAGAAACGAAAAGAATGGAGAATATAAGTAGGTAGAAAGTGAAACGGTGCAAAATTGGTATCTCCCTCCTTCTCATGCGTGTTGTACCTCTGCAAAAAGAAATTGCTGCCGTTGACAAGGAACTCGGAACGCTGGATGCCTCCTGGCAGCTAGAACAAAGCTCTGCCGATCCGGTTCCTCTACATCAAGTAAAGCAGGCTATCGACAGCACCAAAACGCAAATGAACCTGCTTCAGACGATCGTGAAGCAGATTCATGTGAAGAAAGGCCAGAAAATCGAAGGCATCGAATTTCAATTCGATGCCAAGGTTAATGCAGCCCCTTCCACCCAAACGGTGGCAGGGGCTTTTGCCTTGTCCAGGCAAAAAATCCTTGGGGTTATGGAACTGCTCCCAATTCCGTCTTTCCCGAAAGGCCAGGATTTGTCTTATAAGCTCTTCGTTCATCTTCGTGCTCCTGCCCCTAACTAATAGATTTATGAAACAACGACACCATCATGCAACGGCAAAAAAGAGGCAGTTATCCCCTATGCCGGGTATACGCCTCTGAATGGTTAGGTCACGGCCATGCTTTGGCCTTGTTATATGCATCTTATATAAATTTATTATGGGATCGGGAAATAGTCAAACACTGGTTATGTAGAAGCACTGCCTCTTAAAATTTCTCTCAGCACATTTTTAGCAAGCCGTATCTTCTCGTCATTGGCTTCACGAAGCAACCCCACAATGTCTTGGATATCTCTCTCCGCCGGCGTAACCATGAACTCTTCATCCAGATATGCAAATAACTGAATCAAATTGACATCAAGGGACTCTGCAATCTTATACAAATTCAATAAAGATACATTCTTCTCACCGCGTTCAATCTGCCCTATGTATGAAAAATGAAATCCGCCCTTCTCTCCGAGAGCTTCCTGAGATAAACCCCGCTCTTTCCGAAGAGCACGAATCCGGATTCCTACGAGCTTTAATATTTCCTTATCCTTCATGGTATTCACCTCTTCATGTCAAAAGTGTAGACAAGTTTCATTAAGGTAAACACCAAACGTTTAATATCATTATTTATTTTGATATTTATAAGTATTATAATTGTGTAATACTTTTCCTTTTCTAGATTAGGAGGCAATCGTCATGGAGATAAGCTTGCAAGACAAAGTAAAAGACTACTATCATCTTGCTCAATATCATATGAAACTAGCCCATATCATGAGAAATCACCATCAGTTCGAAAATGCTCTCTTCCTTTGTCATTCGGCACTCATCTCCATGATCCGTGTGCTATATATTTATGAGAACAAGGCAGAGTCAGATTCAGAAATATCATTAATTGACCTTTTGCTGCTGATACACACGGATTATAATCCAGGGCTTGATATTGTGGTGTTTATTGGCGAATTGAATTATATCGTTAATGAGGGTGGTAAGGGATTGGAAGTTGTAAAGGTGGAGAATGGGGACCGGTTGATAGTAAGGACGGAGGAGGTTTTGAAGGAGTTGTATGGGAGGATAAACAAGGGTCTGTAACAAAGTGTGTTAACTCCCAAACCGAAACTAAACGTTTTGTGATACGGTTCGGCGTAACATCCTTAGAACGAATCGAAAAGCACCCGATCGGGTGCCTTTACTGGTTGGAACAACTATTGCGTCAAGCCGCACCGCTGCTTGCCCCAATTCCCGAAGTGAAAAGCCATTTCATCCAACCGTTTTGATTTTCACAGAAAAAACCACTCTTAAGCAATCAGAGTGGTTTTGTTCATTTCTTTTTATGAATTGGGGTTATTTTCCAAATATACTTTGACGCCATTGTTCTCCAGCTGTTGGATAACCTGCTCCGCTTGCTCATTCAGCGGGTTGTTTGCCAAAGATACTTCTTTTAATTGCGGCATCGTTTCGAGCACTGCAATATCCCGGATGAGGTTATCATCCAGATAGAGATACTCCAATGTTGGATGATTTTTCAACGGCGTCAAATCTTGAATTTTATTGCCGCTCAGTAAGAGCCATTCTAACTTCAATTTCTGAATGGGCCTTAGATCCTCTACCTGATTGTTGCTGGCAAGAAGATCGGTCAGCTTATTCAGATTTTTTAACGGCGCCAGACTTTTTATCTTGTTACCGTCAACAACCAGATTCTTCAGAGAACTTAACCCGGAAATCGGTGAAAGGTCCGTAATCTGATTCCCCTCAATAGCTAAAAACGTTAACTTTTTCAACTTGCTCAGCGGTGTAATATTCCTTATCTTTTGGCTGGGCAGAAATAAGCCCTGCATGTTGACGGCATATTCAAGGCCTTGAACACTGGTAATTTTAGACTTGGACTCCATCGCATACAAAGACTTCAACTTCTGCAAATCAACCGCCTTCAGCTCTTTATTCGCCGGCAGCTTTAATTCCGCTCGAATGACTTTCGCCAAAGCCGGGTCCGTAATGACGGATGCTGCCCAAATGGATGTTGCTGGTAACAATACAAGAACCAAACAAATCATGATGATATTTTTTACTAGTTTAGTAGGCATACAGACTCTCCTTTTAGGCAAATCGAACAGGTACCATTCCTTTGCTTTATCGGATTTCACTGCACAAATGTTTAGCTTGATAAAGATATGGTATTCTCCAAAAAGTAATCAAAAAACTTGTCCCTACTTGAGATAGGGTTTGCTGTGGATCAATCCCGTTCAGATAGGACAATCTGCTTTAACTGGATGACCAGGCTCTTAAGCTCCTGCTCCTGTTCCAAAAAGGCGCACAGCGCCTGGATGAGCGGCCGCTTTAGCTGCGGCTGGGCGATCTCAGCGCCTAACAGATGAATAACCTCTTGCAGATCCTTCCGCCGAACGCTCCCGCTAGGCCAGACCTCCAGTGCAGCCGTCACTCTGCCAAGCAGCTCCTCAGCAGCCTGCCCTCTGTCCCTCCGCCAGTCTTCCGAGCCCATGTGGATGAAAGCGTCGTAAGAACTTTGTCCGAGCAGTGCCTTTGAGCCTTCCCTTTTCATGTGCGCGGCGAGCGCATCCAACTTATCGACGATAAACCAAGCCGTATCTTCAATCGACAGCGGCTTCACCTCATAAAGGATGCGCAGCAGATAATCCTTAAGAATGGCACGGTATATGAACAGCAGATCCCACAGAAACGGCTCAATTTGCGAACCATAAACTTCCAGCAGCCAAGCCTTGTGCCACTCCATCATGCGGCCGCGAACATGATTCCGAAGCGGATGGAAGGCAGCATCCTGCGTAATAGGGAGCTCCGTAAACTCAACCAAAATCCGATTGAATTCGATAAAATACTGATAGCGGAACACAATCTGCTTGACTAGCCCTTCCTTGGGAGTCCCCGTCTCTGTTTTCTTCAGATGCTCTGCCTGGTCAAAATACGCTGTCTGACACTCATCGAATACTTGGCAGAATAGGTCCTCCTTCGAGGGAAAGTATTTGTACACCGAACCCTTGGCAATGGAACAGTCCTCGGCGATCTCTTGGATCGAAGTCGCAAGAAACCCTTTTTTCTTAAACAACTGGAAAGCTGAACGGATAATCTCCTGCTTCGTTACACTCATCATCACAAATCCTCTCTTGACACCCTTTGACCAAAGGTACAAAATAATAAACATAGAGTCAAGTGACCGATTGTTCATAATTTTATACAATGAGTCATGGTGAGGGTCAAACTCGATTTTGTTCACGGAGTGTGATGATTCATGGAAGAATTATTATTTGATTTTCCTCAGACAGCCTTAATCGTAATTGATTTGCAAAAATGGCTTGGAACCCACTATGCCCCTCATTCAGCTGAGCAAGTCGTCAGCCGTGCCGCCTCCATGGTAAAGGCGTTCCGAGATGCAGGTGCATTCGTGGGGCTCGTACGCGTATCCAGTAAGGACTTCAAGGATATGCCGCGTCCTTTGCTGGATCAGGCTCCTCCTGCAATGAACCTGCCACCCGGCTGGGATGAAATTGTGCCAGAGATCGGTGTCACGGACACCGACCACGTGATTACAAAGCGCCAATGGGGTGCCTTCCATGCGACGGACCTGGATCAGCAGTT includes these proteins:
- a CDS encoding TetR/AcrR family transcriptional regulator, with amino-acid sequence MMSVTKQEIIRSAFQLFKKKGFLATSIQEIAEDCSIAKGSVYKYFPSKEDLFCQVFDECQTAYFDQAEHLKKTETGTPKEGLVKQIVFRYQYFIEFNRILVEFTELPITQDAAFHPLRNHVRGRMMEWHKAWLLEVYGSQIEPFLWDLLFIYRAILKDYLLRILYEVKPLSIEDTAWFIVDKLDALAAHMKREGSKALLGQSSYDAFIHMGSEDWRRDRGQAAEELLGRVTAALEVWPSGSVRRKDLQEVIHLLGAEIAQPQLKRPLIQALCAFLEQEQELKSLVIQLKQIVLSERD
- a CDS encoding amino acid permease yields the protein MAQPELKRELANRHVQLIAIGGTIGTGLFLGSGKAIQQAGPSIMFTYFIVGIAVFFVMRALGELLLSKAGYQSFTDIAEDYLGSRAAFITGWTYWFCWIMTAMADVIAVGVYVQYWFDIPQWVPAIVCLIILLGLNLLTVKNFGELEFWFALIKVITILALIGIGVILLIMGFKTDAGSVTVRNLWEHGGVFPNGISGFLFSFQMVVFAYVGVELVGVSAAETANPEKNIPSAINKIPLRILFFYVGALFVLLCINPWTELSPAESPFVKTFTLVGIPIAAGIINFVVLTSAASACNSGMFSTSRILYNLSKKQQASSHFAKLNKNHVPGNSLFISTLVISVGALLSKLIPEQAFGIVTTISAICFIWVWGVVLVCHIRYKKTRPELQAQSKFKAPFTPFINYVVLALFAGILIIMLFASETRPALLFTPLWFILLFMLYPNRSKREKSSSIATNIK
- a CDS encoding GGDEF domain-containing protein — protein: MNMLAPAISFIVLVFVIRKQTGTSKRFWVIITIGVACELIAQTIWGSYEWVWSMEAPEIGIADLFWYSSSFLYLIALYVRLKSSGERTRHLFDSAILLISISVISWEYLVKPAYYGNNDLDFFTLWVDLFYPVTSVLRFFILVVWLLNGERRFNSKVLLFLMVGFVCYVFGDLLYVFLIDVHHMDSLETWIDPFWASASFSLALAGLYSLNPASRPILTGDTRSVRILHFSVPYISLLLFVGLFSAGQPLNSIFLAGLTSIVVLTLVRQVMFLLDREKLLEQLKHALERSEYLASHDSLTGLLNRRTFEQKLTIMLSSAAVRQEQVAVLFFDLDKFKIVNDLYGHHTGDLLLQAVAEHMTLLQHEGMRCARFGGDEFAISIATPSEWIGRLDEITGIIIQSIPQRFELEGNVINTSLSVGIAVFPDHALNVTDLIKRADQNMYLAKRAGSFSP
- a CDS encoding leucine-rich repeat domain-containing protein, producing MPTKLVKNIIMICLVLVLLPATSIWAASVITDPALAKVIRAELKLPANKELKAVDLQKLKSLYAMESKSKITSVQGLEYAVNMQGLFLPSQKIRNITPLSKLKKLTFLAIEGNQITDLSPISGLSSLKNLVVDGNKIKSLAPLKNLNKLTDLLASNNQVEDLRPIQKLKLEWLLLSGNKIQDLTPLKNHPTLEYLYLDDNLIRDIAVLETMPQLKEVSLANNPLNEQAEQVIQQLENNGVKVYLENNPNS
- a CDS encoding helix-turn-helix domain-containing protein, which translates into the protein MKDKEILKLVGIRIRALRKERGLSQEALGEKGGFHFSYIGQIERGEKNVSLLNLYKIAESLDVNLIQLFAYLDEEFMVTPAERDIQDIVGLLREANDEKIRLAKNVLREILRGSAST
- a CDS encoding isochorismatase family protein, whose product is MEELLFDFPQTALIVIDLQKWLGTHYAPHSAEQVVSRAASMVKAFRDAGAFVGLVRVSSKDFKDMPRPLLDQAPPAMNLPPGWDEIVPEIGVTDTDHVITKRQWGAFHATDLDQQLRRRGITTIVLCGIASGIGVDTTAREAFAHGYQVIFAIDAMTGFSEAEHEHVRSVIFPRLGRIRTTADILACAALHSSTSD